Below is a genomic region from Desulfobacter sp..
AAGACGTAAAAGCATTTCACAACGGGTCATGGAACTGGCACAGATCGCCCATCCCAAATTCAGGAGCGAGCTGATCGCCCAGGCCAAACAGCGGCATTATATCTTTCCCGACCAATTGCCGCCCACCAGCCAGGACCTTCTTTTTTTGGACTCCTACAAAAACACCATGACCCTGCCCGGGGGAAAAAGCCTTGAGGTAAGACCTTTGCTCCCGTCGGACGAATTTGAATCCAGACACTTTTTTTATTCCCTTCAGGAAGATTCCATCTATTACCGGTTCTTTAATAAAAGAAAGGTCTTTTCCAGAAAAATGCTCCAGCAGCAATGGGCTGAAGTGGATTATCGGCGGAACATGAGCCTCATTGCCCTGGTGCAAAAAGGCCGGCGCAAACAGATTGTGGCCATTGGCTCCTATGCTGAAGTTGGAGAGGATGTGGCTGAGGTTGCCTTCCTGGTCAAAGAAGAGCTTCACGGCAAAGGCATTGGCTCCTTTTTACTCGATGACCTGGAAAAAATCGCCAAGAAAAATAACTATACCCAGTTTATTGCAACGGTATTGGCGGAAAATCAAAAAATGCTCTACGTGTTTGGGAAAAAATACCCCGATGCAAAATTCATCCGTTCCGGCACAGGAGAGGTGGAAGTGGAAATGCCATTTTCCTGAGGCCAGACGCCTTGCAGCCAAAGCAAAGTCGATTCGTGAAATATGCGGGCCAAACACCAGTGTCAGAATCAGGCGCGGGCGTGGCCTTTTTAGGGTCTCTGGACAGAATCACGGTCCGGGTGCCGTGATCAATCGTACAAAAAATGCCCCTGATCACCCAAGGGCATTGAATGGGGTAACCCCCTATTTATTTTTTGAGCTCAGCTCTGGGAAATCCCAGTAAAAATACTCTTTTATTTCATCTTCCCCGTCCGTATCCATACGGCTGACTTCATTTTCTCTGAGTTCAATACGACGGATCTTGCCTGAAATGGTCTTGGGTACCTCCTGAACAAATTCTATAATCCTGGGAATCTTGAACTTGGCCAGAATATTCATGGTATGTTTGAACAGATCCAGGGCAAGCGCCCTGTTGCCGATGCATCCGGGATTGAGGATGACATAGGCCTTGACCAGCTGGTAGCGATTTGGATCCGGAGCCCCCACCACAGCAGCCTCGGCCACGCCCGGATGCTCCAGCAGGGCGCTTTCCACCTCAAAGGGACCGATCCTGTAATCACTGGATTTGATCACATCATCGGCCCGGCCCACAAACCACCAATACCCGTCCTCATCAAAGGAGGCCCGGTCACCGGTGTAGTAGAAGTTATCCACAAAAACCGAACTCATTTTTTCAGGATTTCCAATATACTCGGAAAAAAGGCCGATGGCCTGCCAATTATCCATCTTGACCACGATATGGCCGACCTGATCGGGCCGGGTAATCTCATTTCCCTCATCGTCGGCCAAGGCCACGTCATACATGAACGAAGGCCTTCCAAAAGATCCTGACCGCATCTTGCCCGCCATCCAGGGGTAATTGCCGATCATGGCTGTGGACTCGGTCTGGCCGTAAAAATCCCTGATTTCCGTACCCGTATGGTTTTTCCACTGGGTAATCACTTCAGGATTCAAAGGTTCCCCCGCAGATATGGACTGGCGAAGGCAGGAAAGGTCAAACGTGTCAAGATCCATGTTCACAAACATGCGCCAAGCCGTGGGCGGCCCGCAAAAAGTGGTGACCTTATTTCTGGCCAGGGCATTGAGATAGGCCTGTCCGTCCATGGTGTCAAATCTAAAGCCGGCAACCGTGGCCCCCACGTTAAAGGGAACAAAAAACGAAGACCAGGCCCATTTGGCCCATCCCGGAGCGCTCAGATTATGGTGAATATCATCGGATCTTACCCCGATCATGACGCTGGTTGATAAATGGCCCACAGGATAAGAAACAGCTGTATGGCCCACCCGCTTGGGAAGCCCTGTGGTGCCCGAGGTAAAAAAGCAGAAGAGAATCTCATCGGATGCGGTCTGAGCAGCCGTTGCCTGGTCAGATTCATTTTCGATTTCATCAAAGGAAATCCACCCCTCTTTTTTTCCAAACACCAGTTTAACCTTTGGATAGATTCCGGTCTCTTCCATGGCTTTTTCAAGAATATCCACAGAGGTCTCATCGGCCATAATAACATCGGGCTTATAGGTTTCGAACCTGAACTCAAGCTCTCTTGGGGTCATGGTGGTGGCGGTGGGCA
It encodes:
- a CDS encoding AMP-binding protein — translated: MKALFKEVIRINQMPDNGEKQVKAESFFENLNAMTLPAHFNWAQEVFEDIHVAQNPDKLALIYHNIHTLETSSFSYQALCQKSNQLINFLRAKGVAQKSNMYMMTPLCPEIWFASLACIKAGIVSVPTATTMTPRELEFRFETYKPDVIMADETSVDILEKAMEETGIYPKVKLVFGKKEGWISFDEIENESDQATAAQTASDEILFCFFTSGTTGLPKRVGHTAVSYPVGHLSTSVMIGVRSDDIHHNLSAPGWAKWAWSSFFVPFNVGATVAGFRFDTMDGQAYLNALARNKVTTFCGPPTAWRMFVNMDLDTFDLSCLRQSISAGEPLNPEVITQWKNHTGTEIRDFYGQTESTAMIGNYPWMAGKMRSGSFGRPSFMYDVALADDEGNEITRPDQVGHIVVKMDNWQAIGLFSEYIGNPEKMSSVFVDNFYYTGDRASFDEDGYWWFVGRADDVIKSSDYRIGPFEVESALLEHPGVAEAAVVGAPDPNRYQLVKAYVILNPGCIGNRALALDLFKHTMNILAKFKIPRIIEFVQEVPKTISGKIRRIELRENEVSRMDTDGEDEIKEYFYWDFPELSSKNK